A region from the Alnus glutinosa chromosome 5, dhAlnGlut1.1, whole genome shotgun sequence genome encodes:
- the LOC133869302 gene encoding uncharacterized protein LOC133869302, with amino-acid sequence MAKHRKNPFAFLFAFVLEVVLLVFLSGAESDDHEYVSAVGDPGMRRDGLRLAIESWNQCNEVGEEVPQMGSPRAADCFDIYKASTPQAKENDCSLCKFLPYVLVHRVTDKDNKLGVGESFLGVQPKALSNADLYAAEKEVYLGSKCQVEDTPKPWQFWMIMLKSGNMDTFAAKCPKNGHKVGPFGPDKGFPCFGKGCMNQPRIYHDYTTLQGNNRTTLKGRFYGSWDLDADLSKGMVGNISYHSVTWEKEVGKGSWVFHHVLRTSTKYPWLMLYFRSDATFGFSGGYHYPTRGMSKIIPESPNFKVKFTLNVIRGGGPSSQFYLMDMGSCWKNNGQPCDGSVTSDVTRYSEMIINPNTSAYCNAGNLKVCPPYHTFPNGTRVHRNDTARFPYAAYHLYCSPGNAEQLEVPFSLCDPYSNPQPQEILQILPHPVWGDYGYPTKQGEGWIGDPRTWELDVGRLSQSLYFYQDPGTTAARRQWMSIDLGTEIFKDPDQVAEWTVTDFDIVVPKQSRH; translated from the exons ATGGCTAAACACAGGAAAAACCCATTTGCTTTTCTGTTTGCTTTTGTTCTGGAAGTAGTACTACTGGTTTTCCTTTCGGGTGCAGAAAGTGATGATCATGAGTATGTATCGGCGGTGGGTGATCCGGGAATGAGAAGGGATGGGCTGCGCTTGGCAATCGAGTCATGGAACCAGTGCAATGAGGTTGGTGAAGAAGTTCCTCAAATGGGCAGCCCAAGAGCTGCCGATTGCTTTGACATATACAAGGCCTCTACACCTCAGGCAAAAG AAAACGACTGCTCGCTCTGCAAGTTTCTTCCCTACGTATTGGTCCACAGAGTGACGGACAAAGACAACAAGCTAGGGGTGGGAGAATCGTTTCTTGGAGTGCAACCAAAGGCCCTTTCCAATGCAGACCTTTACGCTGCAGAGAAAGAAGTCTATTTGGGTTCTAAATGTCAAGTTGAAGACACCCCGAAGCCATGGCAGTTCTGGATGATCATGCTCAAGAGTGGCAACATGGATACTTTTGCAGCAAAATGCCCTAAAAATGGCCATAAAGTTGGACCTTTTGGCCCTGACAAAGGGTTCCCTTGCTTTGGAAAAGGGTGCATGAACCAGCCAAGGATTTATCATGATTATACCACATTGCAGGGGAATAATAGGACCACTCTTAAAGGAAG GTTTTATGGGTCATGGGACTTGGATGCAGATTTGAGTAAAGGTATGGTGGGGAATATATCTTACCATTCAGTGACTTGGGAAAAGGAAGTTGGCAAGGGAAGTTGGGTTTTCCATCATGTCTTGAGGACTTCAACAAAGTATCCTTGGTTGATGCTTTACTTTAGATCGGATGCCACCTTTGGATTTTCAGGGGGTTACCATTACCCAACTCGAGGGATGTCTAAAATT ATCCCAGAATCACCAAACTTCAAAGTGAAGTTCACTCTGAATGTGATCAGAGGTGGTGGTCCTAGCAGCCAATTCTACCTAATGGACATGGGAAGCTGCTGGAAGAACAATGGGCAGCCTTGTGATGGCAGTGTGACTTCAGATGTCACCAGATACAGCGAAATGATCAtcaatccaaacacaagtgcaTACTGCAATGCAGGCAACCTCAAGGTCTGCCCGCCTTACCACACATTTCCCAATGGGACTCGCGTCCACCGCAACGACACTGCCCGCTTCCCTTACGCCGCCTATCACTTGTATTGCTCCCCGGGGAATGCAGAGCAGCTTGAGGTGCCTTTCAGTTTGTGTGATCCATATAGCAATCCTCAGCCTCAGGAGATACTCCAGATTTTGCCACACCCAGTTTGGGGAGACTACGGGTACCCGACAAAGCAGGGGGAGGGTTGGATTGGGGATCCGAGGACATGGGAGCTTGATGTTGGGAGGCTGTCTCAATCACTTTACTTCTACCAG GATCCAGGAACTACAGCAGCAAGAAGGCAGTGGATGTCTATTGATTTGGGAACTGAAATATTTAAGGACCCTGACCAAGTCGCTGAATGGACCGTTACTGACTTCGACATCGTCGTACCTAAGCAATCAAGGCATTGA
- the LOC133869664 gene encoding transcription repressor OFP5: MKLGRKKPPPSPSSSSSRPSLISHVFPTSWLSKFKHMSINSKPDPKKVKQKGKQNSPSMGSLQCAGGNGARFYGGDDDGAFWRLSFGEEGADGEKVDRGVSKSVWYESDNELDVPSSRGCRSSFPDVGEGEDAKKFNKMVLGLNKVRELPRDVEFSLEMEAESRTPRRRVGRDWKLRKMDQRAMEEKLLELGGGSYEAEWESAKSVEKEALKWEQPRTIWKTKRDKCKLVASGSRKHSSASSLNCKNASLRTNADDGVFANRNWEETEGLSTENLHSGWQKLKETRIEELKSKSGKERKSLHVSKDSQRRRAKQHSKVRVNSPRTPSKVEICKIKALEDIRKSKLKMKKKAEERTAEETASLDSFAMVKCSFNPQQDFRDSMLEMIMEKRIRRPEELEELLACYLTLNSDVYHDLIIKAFRQVWFDLSQSCLNTELQSEDCCYD, translated from the coding sequence ATGAAGTTGGGAAGAAAGAAACCTCCTCCTTCGCCTTCTTCCTCCTCGTCTCGGCCTTCGCTCATCTCTCATGTATTCCCCACTTCATGGCTGTCCAAGTTCAAGCACATGAGCATCAACTCTAAACCGGACCccaaaaaagtaaagcaaaagGGTAAGCAGAATTCTCCTTCTATGGGTTCACTGCAGTGTGCTGGTGGGAATGGTGCTCGGTTTTATGGCGGGGATGATGATGGCGCTTTTTGGAGACTGTCGTTTGGAGAAGAGGGTGCTGATGGGGAGAAGGTTGATAGAGGGGTCTCCAAATCAGTGTGGTATGAATCAGATAATGAGCTGGATGTTCCGTCTTCAAGGGGCTGTAGATCAAGTTTTCCTGATGTGGGGGAAGGAGAAGACGCTAAGAAGTTCAACAAGATGGTCTTGGGTTTAAATAAAGTGAGAGAACTGCCCAGAGATGTGGAGTTTTCACTGGAAATGGAAGCAGAATCCAGAACTCCAAGGAGGAGGGTTGGCAGAGATTGGAAATTGAGGAAAATGGATCAGCGGGCGATGGAAGAGAAGCTGTTGGAATTAGGAGGAGGATCATATGAAGCAGAATGGGAGTCTGCAAAATCAGTAGAgaaagaagcattgaaatgggAACAACCAAGAACAATTTGGAAAACTAAGAGGGATAAGTGCAAATTAGTAGCTTCTGGCTCAAGGAAACATTCTTCTGCCTCTTCCTTGAATTGTAAGAATGCTAGCCTAAGAACTAATGCAGATGATGGTGTTTTTGCTAATCGGAACTGGGAAGAAACTGAGGGACTTTCAACAGAAAATCTACATTCGGGGTGGCAGAAGTTGAAAGAAACGAGAATTGAAGAGCTGAAGTCAAAGAGTGGGAAAGAGAGGAAATCTCTTCATGTAAGCAAGGACTCACAGAGAAGAAGAGCAAAGCAGCATTCCAAAGTCAGAGTTAATTCTCCAAGAACGCCTTCCAAAGTTGAAATATGCAAAATAAAAGCGCTAGAAGACATTAGGAAATCAAAATTGAAGATGAAAAAGAAGGCAGAGGAGAGAACTGCAGAGGAAACAGCAAGCTTGGATAGTTTCGCTATGGTGAAATGCTCGTTCAACCCGCAGCAGGACTTCAGAGATTCAATGCTTGAGATGATTATGGAGAAGAGGATCAGACGGCCAGAAGAGCTTGAAGAACTCCTGGCTTGTTATCTGACATTGAATTCTGACGTATATCATGACCTCATCATCAAGGCATTTCGGCAGGTGTGGTTCGACTTGAGCCAGTCCTGTCTTAATACTGAATTACAAAGTGAAGATTGTTGCTATGACTAA